A single Carassius carassius chromosome 3, fCarCar2.1, whole genome shotgun sequence DNA region contains:
- the LOC132127209 gene encoding LOW QUALITY PROTEIN: leucine-rich repeat-containing protein 72-like (The sequence of the model RefSeq protein was modified relative to this genomic sequence to represent the inferred CDS: substituted 2 bases at 2 genomic stop codons), which yields MPWWRSSEECESSDMETGPSTPGGPAMVLGLQRLSFAYQSLLEIPYETILQQQDTLEVLDLSYNSLDDXXRNPALLGSLEKLSTLILDCNNYSAHVKFPYMPSLTTLWINKNKISNLPIIVEEICCKFPNIKILSMMNNEAAPSYFNGGSLTQYMDYRQYVISQIPGLEVLDDTEVQEKEREVARKTYRMQRMREGSRRRKELRR from the exons ATGCCGTGGTGGAGGAGTAGTGAAGAGTGTGAGAGCAGTGATATGGAGACCGGGCCCTCGACCCCCGGTGGTCCTGCCATGGTCCTGGGCCTCCAGAGACTCTCTTTTGCCTACCAGAGCCTCTTAGAGATCCCCTATGAGACCATCCTTCAGCAGCAGGACACTCTGGAGGTTCTGGACCTCAGTTATAACTCACTGGATGA TTGATAACGGAACCCGGCTCTTTTGGGCAGTTTGGAGAAACTCAGCACACTGATCCTGGACTGCAATAACTACAGCGCACATGTTAAATTCCCCTACATGCCCAGCCTCACCACCCTGTGGATCAACAAGAACAAAATCAGCAACCTGCCCATTATAGTGGAGGAGATCTGCTGCAAGTTCCCAAACATCAA AATTCTCAGTATGATGAACAATGAAGCAGCACCCAGTTATTTTAATGGAGGCAGTCTCACGCAGTATATGGATTACAG GCAGTATGTGATCAGTCAGATCCCGGGTCTGGAGGTGCTGGATGACACAGAAGTGCAGGAGAAAGAGCGTGAAGTGGCCCGAAAGACCTACAGGATGCAGCGGATGAGAGAAGGCAGTCGGAGGAGGAAGGAGCTTCGTCGCTAA
- the LOC132127200 gene encoding protein phosphatase 1 regulatory subunit 15A-like has product MAPFTISQHHPLLYDCGLPQKGLSMQSKMSPELSSGSPGDPRGRTSIVKIRVCMWQLVQRVVDFCTGVTQLLRSKMKFFFICVGKTMTMSEMKKSGAEVFERPGGEISEGASERKDPEMKVILESADDERELSSIDSNEEEDDDEARLSEWESDEETEEEDSEWSDEDDEDDDEGDSAESRELWESFLNSGDPYNPLSFCSSISSRTNTKQKQQTLAPAATRSEESTPNPQTNSKEGRKKVCFSDQVTVRPLLVWSFASRAARDGSCWMQMARDRERFRRRAESIETLLKPCLTAEHRAAVWERLQRKTSP; this is encoded by the exons ATGGCACCATTCACCATTTCTCAACATCATCCACTGCTGTATGATTGCGGTTTACCTCAGAAAGGTCTGTCGATGCAGTCCAAGATGAGTCCTGAGCTCTCGTCCGGTTCACCTGGAGATCCTCGTGGCAGGACGTCCATCGTGAAGATCAGGGTCTGTATGTGGCAGCTCGTCCAGAGAGTCGTGGACTTCTGCACCGGTGTGACCCAGCTCCTCCGCTCCAAGATGAAGTTTTTCTTCATTTGTGTGGGGAAAACCATGACCATGAGCGAGATGAAGAAGAGCGGCGCCGAGGTCTTCGAGAGGCCTGGAGGCGAGATCAGCGAAGGAGCTTCGGAAAGGAAGGATCCGGAGATGAAAGTCATTCTGGAGTCTGCTGATGATGAACGGGAATTGTCATCGATTGACTCGAatgaagaggaagatgatgatgaagccAGGCTCTCTGAATGGGAGTCTGATGAAGAAACCGAGGAGGAGGACTCTGAATGGTCAGATGAAgacgatgaggatgatgatgaaggaGACTCAGCAGAGAGTCGTGAGCTTTGGGAATCGTTTCTCAACAGCGGTGACCCCTACAACCCTCTGAGCTTCTGCTCGTCCATCAGCTCCAGAACAAACACCAAGCAAAAGCAGCAAACTCTCGCTCCAGCAGCGACAAGATCAGAGGAGAGCACGCCAAATCCACAGACAAACTCAAAGGAGGGCCGGAAGAAG GTGTGTTTCAGTGATCAGGTGACGGTGCGCCCCCTGCTGGTGTGGAGTTTCGCGAGCAGGGCTGCGAGGGATGGCTCTTGTTGGATGCAGATGGCCAGAGACCGAGAGCGTTTCAGAAGAAGAGCAGAGAGCATCGAGACGCTCCTAAAGCCCTGCCTCACAGCTGAACACAGAGCCGCTGTCTGGGAGAGACTTCAGAGAAAAACATCCCCATAA